One stretch of Chryseobacterium sp. LJ668 DNA includes these proteins:
- a CDS encoding uroporphyrinogen-III synthase yields MRIKSILVSQPSPSESSPYLEIAKKEKIKIDFRPFIHVEGVDNKELRTQKIDLTQHTGIIFTSKNAIDHYFRLAEELRFSVPDTMRYICQSEAIANYLQKHIVYRKRKISFGEKNFADLLPLFKKFPSEKYLLPSSDVLSPDITKTLDAANIEWKRAIMYRTVCSDLTDITVKDYDMLIFFSPQGIKSLQQNFPGFVQDETKIGVFGNTTMAAAEEAGLKVNLMAPTKETPSMTMALEKYIKSLHK; encoded by the coding sequence ATGAGAATAAAGTCTATATTGGTTTCTCAACCATCACCTAGTGAATCTTCTCCATATTTGGAAATTGCAAAGAAGGAAAAAATAAAGATTGATTTCCGTCCTTTTATCCATGTCGAAGGAGTTGACAATAAAGAATTAAGGACTCAGAAAATAGATTTGACACAGCATACAGGTATTATTTTTACCAGTAAAAATGCGATTGATCATTATTTCAGATTGGCAGAAGAACTACGATTTTCTGTTCCTGATACTATGAGGTACATCTGTCAGTCTGAGGCTATTGCCAATTATCTTCAGAAACATATCGTTTACAGAAAGAGAAAGATAAGTTTTGGGGAGAAAAACTTTGCAGATCTTTTGCCTTTGTTTAAAAAATTTCCTTCCGAGAAATATTTATTGCCTTCATCTGATGTTTTGAGCCCTGATATTACCAAAACGCTTGACGCAGCAAATATAGAATGGAAAAGAGCAATTATGTACCGAACCGTTTGCAGTGATTTAACGGATATTACAGTTAAAGATTATGACATGCTCATTTTCTTCAGTCCGCAGGGAATCAAATCTTTACAGCAGAACTTCCCTGGATTTGTACAGGACGAAACCAAGATCGGCGTTTTCGGAAACACCACAATGGCAGCTGCTGAGGAAGCAGGTTTAAAAGTAAATCTAATGGCTCCTACAAAAGAAACACCATCAATGACGATGGCCCTTGAAAAATACATCAAAAGCTTACATAAATAG
- a CDS encoding helix-turn-helix domain-containing protein, producing MSIPDLFFEDDYKKFGFGHFSQDNFENVERIKTQPYIKVLYVPAGYELTVDFNHYKTEIPSLFFITYQFLDIKKGNIDEASLIYYNRDFYCIQIHDKEVACDGLLFHNVFENPKVELSGSENKIIKSLFDNIKDELQSKDSSSEEMIRTYLKQIIIRATRKWKIQNMETENLKISPHEVDVFRDFSRYLELHYREKHHVSDYADMLHIAPKTLTHKFKNLNLESPNQYIINRILLEAKRLLFYTEKTVKEIGYDLGYEDPAYFNRLFTQKVGSTPINFKKNYSAGKKSNI from the coding sequence ATGAGTATACCAGATTTATTTTTTGAAGACGATTATAAAAAATTTGGTTTCGGACATTTCTCACAAGACAATTTTGAAAATGTAGAACGTATAAAAACGCAACCCTACATCAAGGTTCTGTATGTTCCTGCAGGGTATGAGCTTACAGTAGATTTTAATCATTACAAAACAGAAATTCCAAGTCTTTTTTTCATTACTTATCAATTTCTTGATATCAAGAAAGGAAATATTGATGAAGCTTCTTTAATTTATTACAACAGAGATTTTTACTGTATTCAAATCCACGATAAAGAAGTTGCCTGCGACGGGTTGCTTTTTCACAATGTTTTTGAGAACCCAAAAGTAGAACTCAGTGGTTCTGAAAATAAGATCATCAAGAGTTTATTTGATAATATTAAAGATGAATTGCAGTCTAAAGATTCTTCCTCCGAAGAAATGATCAGAACCTATTTGAAACAGATCATCATCCGTGCAACAAGAAAATGGAAAATTCAAAACATGGAAACAGAAAACCTGAAGATCAGCCCCCATGAAGTAGATGTTTTCCGGGACTTTAGCCGCTATCTGGAACTCCATTACAGGGAAAAGCATCATGTATCTGACTATGCAGATATGCTTCATATCGCACCCAAAACATTGACTCACAAGTTTAAAAATCTAAATTTAGAGTCGCCCAATCAATATATCATCAACAGAATTCTGCTGGAAGCAAAAAGACTTCTCTTCTATACCGAAAAAACGGTGAAAGAGATTGGCTATGATTTGGGCTATGAAGATCCCGCATATTTCAACAGACTTTTTACCCAAAAAGTGGGAAGCACACCTATCAATTTCAAGAAAAATTATTCCGCGGGAAAAAAGTCCAACATTTAA
- a CDS encoding OsmC family protein, with translation MKRNATAVWNGTVKEGKGHLTTQSTTLNQTQYSFSSRFEDGVGTNPEELLAAAHAGCFTMKLSAELTQAGFTPEELTTKSVITLDPSIGKITRSELTLTAKVPGISEEDFQKYAKIAEEGCPVSAAFNFEITLNATLA, from the coding sequence ATGAAACGTAACGCAACAGCCGTTTGGAACGGTACCGTAAAAGAAGGAAAGGGTCACTTAACGACTCAAAGCACCACGCTTAATCAAACACAATATTCTTTCAGCAGCCGTTTTGAGGATGGTGTGGGAACAAACCCTGAAGAATTATTGGCCGCAGCTCACGCAGGCTGTTTTACAATGAAACTGAGTGCAGAACTTACTCAGGCAGGTTTTACTCCTGAAGAACTGACTACCAAATCGGTTATCACTTTAGATCCAAGTATCGGAAAAATCACGAGGTCTGAATTGACATTAACGGCAAAAGTTCCCGGAATTTCTGAAGAAGACTTTCAAAAATATGCAAAGATTGCAGAAGAAGGTTGCCCCGTAAGCGCAGCTTTCAATTTTGAGATCACTTTGAATGCTACTTTAGCGTAA
- a CDS encoding TonB-dependent receptor domain-containing protein encodes MKIYTTKVLLGLFLLFTQFIFAQNLNKNQFQVKGNCEMCKERIESTALKAGATAARYSIDNQTLTLETTGNVLPEEILKKVAEAGHDNEKFKASDETYDKLPGCCHYERDAPSAKISITENHDHSKAENEFFVKGNCESCKARIENAAKNAGANSAEWDAEKQTVVLDFDSSKTSADQILKKIAEVGHDNEKYKTTDDVYKKLPGCCLYDRETALGETNINVHSDKATGTQNPEKHDHSDPAHQNDTGEKNIEEVKLSASKAATSINKKEAGLVFNIDSKELLKAACCNLSESFETNATVDVSFSNAVTGTKQLKMLGLDQKYTSLTKELLPEIRGIASAYGLNLIPGRWIESIQLTKGGSTVTNGYESITGQINTELIKHSEKSETSLNLFSDFNGRAEANITHVEPINDHWTQTFLLHGNGTFGDTDMNDDGFLDRPKGNQINAAYLLNFNDLDHSGFGSHFGINFVKDERTAGQIGFDKKLPQDKQDAYGVGIDLSRFQVWNKTGYVFKGKPYQSLGWMNQYVYHQQNSFFGLRNYSGQQHTYYSNLIFESIIGNTNHKYKTGASFMYDTYNEDYLTDNFKRNEVVPGIFAEYTLTGLQYTLVAGARADFHNLAGTQFTPRLNLKYDFTPQTILRLSAGRGFRTASVFAENQQYFASNRNIQILQNGGEIYGLRPEIAWNYGASLQQEFKLFGRKSTLMADFFRTDFQDQVLVDLDRSPQQLTFYNLEGKSFANSFQTQWDFSPFKNFDVRLAYKYYDVQADYMDGRREVPFMAKHRGFVNLAYATNKNTKGGFWSFDTTLNVVGKQRLPNTASNPVEFQIPAYSESYAVLNAQISRNFNQKIRAYLGGENLTSYNQKNAIVDFKNPFGNYFDGGMVYAPIMKANFYLGLDVSF; translated from the coding sequence ATGAAAATATATACAACCAAGGTACTTCTTGGCTTATTCCTGTTATTTACACAATTTATATTTGCTCAAAATCTTAATAAAAACCAGTTTCAAGTAAAAGGAAACTGTGAGATGTGCAAAGAAAGAATAGAATCAACAGCATTGAAAGCTGGAGCAACTGCCGCAAGATATTCAATAGACAATCAAACGCTTACTTTAGAAACCACCGGAAACGTTTTACCGGAAGAAATTCTCAAAAAAGTAGCAGAAGCCGGACATGACAATGAAAAATTTAAAGCGTCAGATGAAACTTACGACAAGCTTCCGGGATGCTGTCATTATGAAAGAGATGCTCCTTCTGCAAAAATTTCGATTACAGAAAATCATGATCATTCAAAAGCTGAAAATGAATTTTTTGTAAAAGGAAATTGTGAATCTTGCAAAGCAAGAATTGAAAACGCGGCAAAAAATGCCGGAGCAAATTCTGCAGAATGGGATGCAGAAAAGCAGACTGTCGTTTTAGATTTTGACTCTTCAAAAACTTCAGCAGATCAGATCCTGAAAAAGATTGCTGAAGTCGGCCACGATAATGAAAAGTACAAAACTACAGATGATGTTTACAAAAAGCTTCCCGGTTGTTGCCTATATGATCGTGAAACTGCATTGGGAGAAACCAATATCAATGTCCATTCCGACAAGGCAACTGGTACACAAAATCCTGAAAAGCATGATCATTCAGATCCTGCTCACCAAAACGATACCGGCGAAAAAAATATCGAAGAAGTAAAATTATCGGCTTCAAAAGCGGCTACTTCAATCAATAAAAAAGAAGCGGGTTTGGTTTTTAATATCGACTCCAAAGAATTATTAAAAGCTGCATGCTGTAATTTGTCCGAAAGCTTTGAAACCAATGCAACGGTAGATGTTTCTTTCAGTAATGCAGTGACCGGAACAAAACAATTGAAAATGTTGGGTTTAGACCAAAAATATACGAGCTTAACTAAAGAACTTTTACCTGAGATCAGAGGAATTGCATCTGCATACGGCTTAAATCTGATTCCGGGAAGATGGATCGAAAGCATTCAGCTTACCAAAGGCGGTAGTACCGTTACCAACGGCTACGAGAGTATCACAGGACAAATCAATACAGAACTCATCAAGCATTCTGAAAAGTCTGAAACTTCTTTAAATTTATTTTCAGATTTTAACGGAAGAGCCGAAGCAAACATTACTCACGTAGAGCCGATAAACGATCATTGGACGCAGACTTTCCTGCTCCACGGTAATGGAACATTTGGAGATACAGACATGAATGATGACGGCTTTCTTGACAGACCAAAAGGAAATCAGATCAACGCAGCTTATTTGTTGAATTTTAATGACTTAGATCACTCAGGTTTTGGTTCACACTTCGGAATTAATTTTGTAAAAGATGAAAGAACTGCCGGGCAAATAGGTTTTGACAAAAAGCTTCCACAAGATAAACAGGACGCATACGGAGTCGGGATTGACCTCTCAAGATTTCAGGTCTGGAACAAAACAGGATACGTTTTTAAAGGTAAACCTTATCAAAGTCTAGGCTGGATGAATCAGTATGTTTATCACCAGCAAAACAGCTTTTTCGGATTGAGAAATTATTCCGGACAGCAGCATACTTATTATTCAAATTTAATTTTTGAAAGTATTATTGGAAACACGAATCATAAGTATAAAACCGGTGCAAGTTTCATGTATGATACGTACAACGAAGATTATTTGACCGATAATTTCAAAAGAAACGAAGTCGTTCCCGGAATTTTTGCAGAATATACTCTGACAGGATTACAATATACATTAGTTGCCGGTGCAAGAGCCGACTTTCATAATCTGGCAGGAACCCAGTTTACACCGAGATTAAATTTAAAATATGATTTTACTCCACAAACTATTTTAAGATTGTCTGCAGGAAGAGGCTTCAGAACCGCTTCGGTTTTTGCTGAAAACCAACAGTACTTTGCATCCAACAGAAACATTCAGATTTTACAAAATGGTGGAGAAATCTATGGTTTAAGACCTGAAATTGCCTGGAATTATGGTGCAAGTTTACAACAAGAATTCAAACTATTCGGAAGAAAATCGACTTTGATGGCAGATTTTTTCAGAACAGATTTTCAGGATCAGGTGTTAGTAGATCTTGACCGTTCACCTCAACAGCTGACTTTTTATAATCTTGAAGGAAAATCTTTTGCCAACAGTTTTCAGACGCAGTGGGACTTTTCGCCTTTCAAGAACTTTGATGTGAGACTGGCTTACAAATATTATGATGTACAAGCTGATTATATGGATGGGCGAAGAGAAGTTCCGTTTATGGCAAAGCATAGAGGTTTTGTAAATTTAGCGTATGCTACTAATAAAAATACAAAAGGTGGATTCTGGAGTTTTGACACCACTTTAAATGTTGTCGGAAAACAAAGACTGCCAAACACAGCAAGTAATCCGGTCGAGTTTCAAATTCCTGCATATTCTGAATCTTATGCGGTTTTGAATGCACAGATTTCAAGAAATTTCAACCAAAAAATAAGAGCTTATTTAGGTGGTGAAAACCTGACTTCTTACAACCAGAAAAATGCGATTGTAGATTTTAAAAATCCTTTCGGAAATTATTTTGACGGCGGAATGGTTTACGCCCCAATCATGAAGGCCAACTTCTACTTGGGGTTGGATGTGAGTTTTTAG
- a CDS encoding TetR/AcrR family transcriptional regulator: MSKAEKTKQFIIEKTAALFNSKGYTRTSLSDISEATGLTKGSIYGNFENRDELAIEVYKFNSGLLGKNLLRSFGDEFPSLLDKLYAFVAFYRKNWHFVFANGGCPIMNAATESDDTFPDLKKQVAISFENWKKTVSKIILKGQESGEFNKKINPEEYASLFIMLIEGGILLSKTTDDEKYLNLALDKVLSIIDTEIKQIPS, translated from the coding sequence ATGTCTAAAGCAGAAAAGACAAAACAGTTTATCATCGAAAAAACCGCAGCCTTGTTCAACAGCAAGGGCTACACAAGAACGTCATTATCTGATATTTCTGAAGCAACAGGACTTACAAAAGGTAGTATTTACGGAAATTTCGAAAACAGAGATGAATTGGCCATAGAGGTTTATAAGTTTAATTCTGGTTTGCTCGGGAAAAATTTACTAAGATCTTTTGGCGATGAATTTCCGAGCTTACTCGATAAACTTTATGCATTTGTTGCTTTTTATAGAAAAAACTGGCATTTTGTTTTCGCCAATGGAGGTTGCCCGATTATGAATGCGGCAACAGAATCTGACGATACTTTCCCAGATCTTAAAAAACAGGTTGCCATATCTTTTGAAAACTGGAAGAAAACAGTATCAAAAATCATCTTAAAAGGACAGGAAAGTGGGGAATTTAATAAAAAAATAAATCCAGAAGAATATGCGTCGCTCTTTATCATGCTGATCGAAGGTGGCATTTTATTATCTAAAACTACCGACGATGAAAAATACCTTAATCTGGCGTTAGATAAAGTTTTATCAATCATCGACACGGAAATAAAACAAATTCCATCATAA
- a CDS encoding SRPBCC family protein: MSLEIVFNKDFDSKSIYVMKVYDAEVSKVWDYFTQPDLLDQWWAPKPWKCETENLNFEEGGIWFYSMNGPDGEKMYSQVKYGEINDGRSFDGIDAFCDENGKADENLPQTKWLLGFTGVEEGTKLSVNMHFQNEEDMKKQLEMGFEEGFKMGLNQLEELLKK, translated from the coding sequence ATGAGTTTAGAAATTGTTTTTAATAAAGATTTTGATTCAAAAAGCATCTATGTAATGAAAGTATATGATGCAGAAGTTTCAAAAGTATGGGATTACTTTACTCAGCCGGATTTGCTCGACCAATGGTGGGCACCAAAACCTTGGAAATGTGAAACTGAAAATCTGAACTTTGAAGAAGGTGGTATTTGGTTCTATTCAATGAATGGTCCGGACGGCGAGAAAATGTATTCACAAGTGAAGTACGGTGAGATTAATGATGGAAGGAGTTTTGACGGAATCGATGCATTCTGTGACGAAAACGGAAAAGCAGATGAGAATTTACCTCAAACTAAATGGCTTTTAGGCTTCACAGGAGTGGAAGAAGGTACAAAGCTATCTGTAAATATGCATTTTCAAAATGAAGAGGATATGAAAAAACAACTAGAGATGGGTTTTGAAGAAGGTTTTAAAATGGGTTTGAATCAGCTCGAAGAACTTTTAAAAAAATAA
- a CDS encoding PaaI family thioesterase: protein MDKLSKLQAFIGKEFTESPSPFMRWLNPVVISAEEGQIVFQYTVREEWLNPMGNLHGGVTAAIMDDIIGATMFSLNEKSFITTINNAIDYFSTAKVNDNIIAETKVIKRGRQFVNAQCEIWNANKTRLIARGTSNLFKINN from the coding sequence ATGGACAAACTTTCAAAATTACAAGCATTTATCGGCAAAGAATTCACCGAATCTCCTTCACCATTTATGCGCTGGCTTAATCCTGTTGTAATCTCAGCAGAGGAAGGTCAGATAGTTTTTCAATACACGGTACGAGAAGAATGGCTGAACCCGATGGGGAATCTTCATGGTGGTGTCACAGCCGCAATTATGGATGATATTATTGGTGCAACAATGTTTTCTTTAAATGAAAAATCATTCATAACAACAATTAATAATGCGATTGATTATTTCTCGACGGCAAAAGTGAATGATAATATTATTGCTGAAACCAAAGTCATTAAGAGAGGAAGACAATTTGTAAATGCTCAGTGTGAAATCTGGAATGCCAATAAGACCCGCTTAATTGCGAGAGGAACGTCTAATTTATTTAAAATCAACAATTAA
- a CDS encoding S9 family peptidase translates to MKAPQAKKIENILEIHGDKRIDNYFWMNNRENPEVTKYLEEENAYEEAMMKETEAFQEELYEEMKARYKKDDESLPYFFNEYWYIVRYEEGKEYPIFCRRFQTMENPEEIILDVNILAEGQEFFEVANVAVSPNNELVSFSEDNVGRRIYSLNFKNLKTGEILSDKIENTTGKAVWANDNKHIFYIRKDESLRAYKVYRHELGTSPSEDVLIFHEEDETFDVNVFKTKSLEYIFLASSSTISDEHHFIPSDNVFAEWKVIQPRIDDLEYSVEHYEDEFYIITNADDATNFKIVKTKIDNCGMENWVDVIPHRAEVLLEGFEIFKDYLVLEEREEGLLQIKIINEKNGETYDLPFSDPTYTAYIGLNLEFNTDVLRYGYTSLTVPSSTYEYNMKDKTTKLLKQQEVLGGKFVAENYISERIWADSRDGEVKIPISLVYHKDTQKTAETPVLLYGYGSYGHTVDASFSNVRLSILDRGFIYAIAHIRGGEYLGREWYEDGKMLFKKNTFFDFIDAGKYLVKENYTSSKHLYAMGGSAGGLLVGAVANYEPQLFHGIVAQVPFVDVVTTMLDESIPLTTGEYDEWGNPNDEEYYHYMKDYSPYDNVEAKEYPNMLITTGFHDSQVQYWEPAKWVAKLRELKTDNNLLLFKTDMSSGHGGASGRFESLKEDALEYAFLMKLENKI, encoded by the coding sequence ATGAAAGCTCCACAAGCAAAAAAAATAGAAAATATACTCGAAATTCACGGTGATAAAAGAATTGACAATTATTTCTGGATGAACAACCGAGAAAACCCTGAAGTCACCAAATATCTAGAAGAAGAAAATGCTTATGAAGAAGCAATGATGAAGGAAACGGAAGCTTTTCAGGAAGAGCTTTATGAAGAAATGAAAGCCCGTTATAAAAAAGACGATGAGTCTCTTCCATATTTTTTTAACGAATATTGGTACATCGTGCGTTACGAAGAAGGAAAAGAATATCCTATTTTCTGCAGAAGATTTCAAACCATGGAAAATCCTGAAGAAATTATTTTGGATGTCAACATTTTAGCGGAAGGCCAGGAGTTTTTTGAAGTAGCCAATGTTGCGGTAAGCCCGAATAACGAGTTGGTTTCTTTCTCAGAAGACAATGTGGGAAGAAGAATTTACAGTTTGAATTTTAAAAATTTAAAGACCGGTGAAATTCTTTCAGATAAAATAGAAAATACAACAGGAAAAGCGGTTTGGGCAAATGACAATAAGCACATTTTTTACATCAGAAAAGATGAAAGCCTTCGTGCATATAAAGTGTACAGGCATGAATTGGGAACAAGTCCTTCAGAAGATGTTTTGATTTTTCATGAGGAAGACGAAACTTTTGATGTTAATGTTTTTAAAACAAAATCTTTAGAATACATTTTCCTGGCGAGTTCGAGTACGATTTCTGATGAACATCATTTCATTCCTTCAGACAACGTTTTTGCAGAATGGAAAGTCATTCAGCCAAGAATTGATGATCTGGAATATTCTGTTGAGCATTATGAAGATGAGTTTTACATCATCACCAATGCGGACGATGCTACCAATTTCAAAATTGTAAAAACAAAAATCGATAATTGCGGAATGGAAAACTGGGTAGACGTTATCCCTCACCGTGCCGAAGTTTTGCTGGAAGGTTTTGAAATTTTCAAAGATTATCTTGTGTTGGAAGAAAGAGAAGAAGGACTTTTGCAAATCAAAATCATCAACGAGAAAAACGGGGAAACGTATGATTTACCTTTTTCGGATCCCACTTATACCGCTTATATTGGTTTAAATTTAGAATTTAATACTGATGTTTTACGTTACGGATACACATCGCTTACAGTTCCTAGCTCGACTTACGAGTATAATATGAAAGACAAAACCACAAAACTCTTGAAGCAACAGGAAGTTTTAGGCGGAAAATTTGTCGCAGAAAATTATATTTCAGAAAGAATTTGGGCAGACTCAAGAGATGGAGAAGTGAAAATTCCAATCTCATTAGTTTATCATAAAGACACTCAAAAAACAGCGGAAACTCCGGTTCTTTTATACGGATATGGAAGTTACGGACACACCGTTGATGCGAGCTTTTCTAATGTGCGACTTTCAATTCTTGATCGTGGTTTTATTTATGCAATTGCTCACATCCGTGGTGGAGAGTACCTGGGAAGAGAATGGTATGAAGACGGGAAAATGTTATTTAAAAAGAATACGTTTTTTGATTTTATCGATGCCGGAAAATATTTAGTTAAAGAAAATTATACTTCTTCGAAACACTTATATGCAATGGGAGGAAGTGCAGGAGGCTTGTTAGTTGGAGCTGTCGCTAATTACGAGCCACAATTATTTCACGGAATTGTTGCACAGGTTCCTTTTGTAGATGTTGTAACAACAATGTTGGATGAATCGATTCCTTTGACAACAGGAGAATATGACGAATGGGGAAATCCGAACGACGAAGAATATTATCATTACATGAAAGATTATTCGCCATACGATAATGTGGAAGCGAAAGAGTATCCGAATATGTTAATTACAACAGGTTTTCACGATTCTCAGGTACAATATTGGGAGCCTGCAAAATGGGTTGCGAAATTACGTGAGTTAAAAACTGACAACAATCTTTTATTGTTTAAAACTGATATGAGTTCAGGACATGGCGGCGCAAGCGGAAGATTTGAATCTTTGAAAGAAGATGCATTGGAATATGCGTTTTTGATGAAACTTGAAAATAAAATTTAA
- a CDS encoding response regulator transcription factor, with protein MSNRILLVEDDQSFGAVLKDYLSINNFEVTLAVDGEQGLKEFTENEFDICIFDVMMPKKDGFSLAEDVKKIDKNTPIIFLTARNMREDILKGYQLGADDYITKPFDTELLLYKIKAILQRSSTLENEEQEQFKISNIFFDSMLRQLRVGDNEYKLSPKENELLKLLCLHRNDFMPRDLALRKIWKKENYFTARSMDVYIAKLRKLLRDDEGLEIINVHGEGFRLLVKN; from the coding sequence ATGAGCAACAGAATATTATTAGTAGAAGACGACCAGAGTTTCGGAGCAGTTTTGAAAGATTATCTATCCATCAACAATTTTGAGGTGACACTGGCTGTAGACGGCGAGCAAGGATTAAAAGAATTTACAGAAAACGAATTTGACATCTGTATTTTCGACGTAATGATGCCGAAAAAAGATGGTTTTTCTTTGGCGGAAGACGTTAAAAAAATTGATAAAAACACACCCATCATATTCCTTACGGCAAGAAATATGAGAGAAGATATTCTGAAGGGTTATCAATTGGGAGCTGATGATTATATCACAAAACCATTTGATACTGAGCTTCTTTTATACAAAATCAAAGCAATTCTACAGAGAAGTTCTACCTTAGAAAATGAGGAGCAGGAACAGTTCAAAATTAGCAACATTTTCTTTGATTCGATGTTGAGACAATTGAGAGTAGGCGATAATGAGTACAAACTTTCACCTAAAGAAAATGAACTTTTAAAATTGCTTTGTCTTCACAGAAACGACTTCATGCCGCGAGACTTGGCTTTAAGAAAAATCTGGAAAAAAGAGAATTATTTTACAGCAAGAAGTATGGATGTCTACATTGCTAAGCTTAGAAAATTATTGAGAGATGATGAAGGATTAGAAATTATCAACGTACACGGCGAAGGTTTCAGGCTTTTGGTTAAAAACTAA
- a CDS encoding sensor histidine kinase, translating to MNNKFIPIISVFMTISLIVFVTLQFYWLKGYYGALEQEFSNKVYTALENTSKTVSELEVDKYLNQDNFRDNIISNSKQPSLTTIQQTLDSGTQRSIIYSKNLIEQKQLPLSKRGDSLSLTTLYTDEAAYKIKRDTTKREQLTSEINQDIQTGDWGMREFVKVSGNNLPIAKRVEPKVLDSILTKELSMKGISANFGYGVTDKNNKLTNVVNTIFKEKKDGNTYSYPLFTDTKDRTLYTLALVFPKKEYSLAMNNWPMLLGTFLSLLTILGIYIISINYMMRQKKIAEIKTDFINNMSHEFKTPLATISVATDSLANDKIATNPEKVKYYSSLIKQENLRMKKQVENVLNMSKLERNEVKLFLKETNVRELIKRTTESFSLIVAQRNGSLRQEFNASKYIFKIDEFHISNMLVNLLDNANKYSTDAPEIDVKTRNEGNWYVIEISDKGMGMETENKTKIFEKFFREETGNIHNVKGQGLGLSYVKKIIELHKGQVIVDSEKDRGSTFIIKLPMS from the coding sequence ATGAATAATAAATTCATACCTATAATCTCAGTGTTCATGACAATCTCCCTGATTGTATTTGTGACGCTGCAGTTTTATTGGCTTAAAGGATATTATGGCGCTTTGGAACAGGAATTTTCCAACAAAGTATACACGGCCCTTGAAAACACCTCAAAAACAGTTTCCGAATTGGAAGTTGATAAATATCTCAATCAAGACAATTTCAGAGACAATATCATTTCAAACAGCAAACAGCCTTCATTGACAACCATTCAGCAGACATTAGATTCCGGAACACAAAGATCAATTATCTATTCTAAAAATCTCATCGAGCAAAAACAGCTCCCTTTATCGAAAAGAGGAGATTCTTTAAGTTTAACTACTCTTTACACTGATGAAGCTGCATACAAAATAAAAAGAGACACCACAAAAAGAGAACAGCTGACATCGGAAATCAATCAGGATATACAAACCGGAGATTGGGGCATGAGAGAATTTGTAAAAGTTTCGGGAAATAACCTTCCGATAGCGAAACGTGTAGAACCTAAAGTTTTAGACTCAATCCTTACAAAAGAGCTTAGCATGAAAGGAATTTCAGCAAATTTCGGATATGGTGTTACAGACAAGAATAACAAGCTTACTAATGTTGTCAATACAATTTTTAAAGAAAAAAAAGACGGCAATACCTATTCTTACCCTCTATTTACGGATACCAAAGACCGTACGCTCTACACATTGGCCTTAGTTTTTCCGAAAAAGGAATATTCTTTAGCGATGAATAACTGGCCGATGCTTTTGGGGACCTTTCTTTCTTTGCTGACCATTTTGGGAATTTATATTATTTCCATCAATTACATGATGAGACAGAAAAAAATTGCTGAGATCAAAACAGATTTTATCAACAATATGTCTCATGAGTTTAAAACGCCTCTGGCAACAATTTCTGTGGCGACAGACTCTTTGGCCAATGACAAAATTGCGACCAATCCGGAAAAGGTAAAATACTACTCTAGCCTTATCAAGCAGGAAAATCTCAGAATGAAAAAACAGGTGGAAAATGTTCTCAATATGTCTAAGCTTGAAAGGAATGAAGTGAAATTATTCCTCAAAGAAACTAACGTCAGAGAACTCATCAAAAGAACAACAGAATCTTTCAGCCTGATTGTAGCACAAAGAAACGGATCGCTAAGGCAGGAATTTAATGCCAGCAAATACATTTTTAAGATCGATGAATTTCATATTTCAAATATGCTGGTCAATCTATTGGATAATGCCAATAAATATTCTACAGATGCCCCGGAAATAGATGTAAAAACAAGAAATGAAGGAAATTGGTACGTCATAGAAATTTCTGATAAGGGAATGGGTATGGAAACAGAAAACAAAACCAAGATTTTTGAGAAATTCTTCCGTGAAGAAACCGGCAACATTCACAATGTAAAAGGTCAAGGACTTGGACTTTCTTATGTGAAAAAAATCATTGAGCTTCATAAAGGCCAGGTCATTGTAGATTCAGAAAAAGACAGAGGAAGCACGTTTATCATCAAACTTCCGATGTCGTAA